DNA from Halorarum salinum:
CTCGCCGACGGGAACGTGACGGTGAAGGACATGCGCTCGGGCGACCAGACGACCGCGCCCGTGGACGAGTTCCCCGGCGAGCGCGACCGGCCGACGTACGACGACTTCGCGTAGTCGAGGCGCCGGTCCGTCGGCCCGGCGGTTCGGGAACTCCTCCGCCAGCTTTTATTCGTCGTCCGACATCCGGGCCGTATGGAGGTCGCAATTCTCTCCGACATGCACGTCCCCGAGCAGGCCCGGGTGCTCCCGGACGCGTTCCGCGAGCGCGTTCGAGGGGCCGACCACGTCGTCCACGCCGGGGACTTCGGCTCGGCCGAGGCGCTCGCCGACGTGCGCGCGCTCAACCCGGATCTGACCGCCGTGTACGGGAACGCCGACCTGCACGACGTCGACCTGCCCGCGGTCGCGTCGGTCGACGCGGGCGGCGTGACGTTCGTCGTCGTCCACGGCATCGTCAACCCCGTCGAGCGGGCGGTGTCCGGATCCGAGGGAGTCGTCATGGGGCGTGACGACTGGCTCGACGCGATCGCCGACACGACTCGGGCGAGAGCGGACGAGCCGCTGGTCGGGGTCGGCGGCCACAGCCACGAGGTCGAGGACGAGGTCCACGACGGCGTTCGGGTGCTGAACCCGGGGTCGGCGACGGGGGTCGGCAGGGCCGACGGCGCCACGATGATGACGGCGGCGGTCGCCGACGGCGACGTCGACGTGACGGTCCACGAGGCCTGAGCGGGACGGACCCGCGCCGTCCCGGCGTCGACTCGCCGGGTCGTGTCACGGTAGAAGGCTTATGCCGGACGCGACACGGCCTCCCCCATGGTCTCCCGCAGGAACGCCCTCGCGCTGGCCGGCGCGGCCCTCCTCCCGGTCGCCGGCTGCACCGACGGAACGGGCGGTAGCGCCACGCCGACCGGATCGCCGAACTCGTCCCCGTCGCCGGAACCGGGTCCGGGCGACCCGCCCGGCGGGTCGTCGACGCCGGCGGACCTCCCCGACTGGGAGTCCGACTGGACGCGCTCGGTCGAGGGGGAACACGTCCTCGGACTCGACGTCCGCGAGGGGACCGTCTACGCCTCGCTCTCCTCGGAGGGCGGCCCGAACGCCGTCGCCGCGCTGGATCCGACCGACGGGACGGAACTGTGGCACACGTCGACGCCGGGCGAACTAGAGGGGCGAACCTACGCGGAGTGGAACGACGGCGACGACCAGTGGGGCGTCACCGTCACCGACGGGCGCGTGTTCGCGGTCACGGGCCACGCCGACCGCTACGAGTGGACCGCCCTCCGCGCGCTCGACCGGACGACCGGGGAGGTGGACTGGAGCCTGCGCCGCGACCGTTCGCTCGCGGTCCGCGGCGTTCACGACGGCGTGGTCTACGTCACGTCCCTGGAGTTCTTCGAGCCCGAACACTCCCACGACACGCCGGAGGCGCCGCTGCCGACCGACCTCCTTGCGGTGGACGCCGCCGACGGGACGGTCCGCTGGTCGCGCCCGTTCGCCGGCGTCGCGGACGTGGCCGTCTCCCCGGCGGGCGTCGTCGTCGCCGCGGGAACCGGGCTGACCTGCCTCGACCACGACGGCACCGGGCGGTTCGACGTCGACACCGGGACGGAGGGGACCGCCGTCGCGGCGACCGATGCCCGGGTGTTCCTCCTCGGTGAGGGCGGTCCGGCGGGCCGTCCCGTACGCGGGTACGCCCTCGACGGGACGCGCGAGTGGGGCGAGCGCCGGCGGGTCCGCGACGCGCTCCTCGACCCGGAGCGTGGACGGCTGTACGCCGGGGGCGACGTCACGCTCGCGCTGGAGGCCGACGGCTCGCTCGCCTGGCGCGCGGACGTCCACGGCGGTCACCCACTCCTCCTCGGCCCCGAGCGGGGGACGCTGTACACCCGCGGCGGCGGGGCGCGAACCGAGGCGTTCGGGCTCCCCGACGGCGCGCACCGCTGGTCGTTCGACCCGCGCGAGCGGTACGCGTGGCCGGTCGCCGCGAGCGCCGACGTCGCCGTCGTCGAGGGGTTCGCCGAGGGGCGGTCGCTGTACGCCGTCGACGCCGCCGCGGGCGAGGCGACCCGCCGTCGGTCGTTCGGCGACCTCGCGACCCTGTTCACGGTCGAGATCGCCGGGGGGTACGCGCTGGTCGGCACCGGCGACGCATCGATCGTCGCGCTCCCGCTCGAACGCGTCGCCTAAGTCGGGCGGGCCCCTCGCGTCGCTCGTGCGCGCCTTCCGCGTCGCCTACGACGGCCGGCCGTTCTACGGCTTCCAGCGCCAGCCGGACGTGCCGACCGTCGAGGGGACGCTGTTCGACGGGCTCCGTGCGCTCGACGTGCTTGGCCCGGATGAACCGAAGCCGCCAGGCTACGCCGCCGCCGGCCGGACCGACGCGGGCGTCTCGGCGGTCGCCCAGACCCTCGCGTTCGACGCCCCCGACTGGCTTGCGCCGCGCGCGTTCAACGCCGAACTCCCGGGGACCGTCCGCGTCCGGGCGAGCGCCGAGGCGCCCGACGGCTTCCACGCCACCCACGACGCCGTCCGGCGGGTCTACCGGTACCACCTCCACGCGCCGGCCTCCGGGACCGACGCGTCCCCCGGAACCGACGCGATGCTCGGCCGCGCGCGGGATGCCGCGGCGAGGCTCTCCGGCGAGCACGACTTCCACAACCTCACGACCGACGACGAGGGGACGGTCCGGGACCTGGAGTGTACGGTCGACCGGGACGGGGAGTTCCTCGTGGTGACCGCGGCGGCGGGCGGGTTCCCGCGGCACTTCGTCCGGAAGCTCGTGGCCGTCATCCACGGCGTGGCGACCGGCGAGGCGACGGGTGCGGACGGGACCGACCGGCTGGACCGGGTGCTGAGCGACGAGTCGCTGGCCGACGAGGCGGGCGTGCCGGCCGCCCCGCCCGAACCCCTCGTCCTCGTCGGCGTGGACTACCCGGGGCTGACGTTCGAACCCGACCCCGTGGCGACGGCGACGCTCCGGGAGGTGTTCGCCGACCGCCGGCGCGACGGCCTCGTCCGGGCACGCGTCGCCGACGAGGTGCTGGACGGCGTCTGACCGGCGGCCGCGGCACGGCGCGGGCGGCCGCCCCCGCCCTCCTCAGTCCCAGCCCTCGGGCCACAGCCCGGCGGCCTTCATCCCGGGTTCGAACTCGGCCTCGCGGAACGCCGCCTCCAGGTCGTACTCGTCGAGCGCGGGCACCTCGACCGACTCCACGGCGAGTTCGCGGACCAGGAGGGCGGCGAGCACGCCGTGTTCCCGCACGTTCCGGTCGTCGACCTTGTCGCGCGTGTCGGCCGCGGTGTGGCCCCACCCCCTGCCCCGCTCGCCGCTGTCGGAGTGCAACTGCAGGGCGGGGACGCCGGCCCGCACGAACGGCCACTGGTCGGAGAACGGGTGCGGCTCCTCGCGGACCTCGATGGGGTGACGCGTCGCCTCGCTCAGCCGACGTGCGACGCCCGCGGTCGCCGCGGAGGCGTGGCTCATCGCGACCAGGTCGCGGAACCGGCCCGCGCCGTCGAGGTTCACCACCGCCTTCACCGAGTCGAAGTCTGTCCCGGCGGCGAGGTGTTCCGACCCCAGCAGGCCCGTCTCCTCGCAGCCGACGGCGGCGAACCGGACGCCGAGGTCGAGGTCCGTCGCGGCGAGGACCCGGGCGGCGACGAGCATCGTCGCGATCCCGCAGCCGTTGTCGAGCGCCCCCTCGGCGACGTCGTGGGCGTCGTAGTGGGCGAGCACGAGCACGGTCTCGTCGGTGTCCGGCCCGACCTGGCCCAGGACGTTGCGGCTTTCGCCGGGGACGGTCTCGGCCACGACGGTCAGTTCCACCTCGCCGTCCGCCTCGGCGTACTCCGAGAGCCACGCGCCGGTCTCCTTGCTCACCCCGACCGCCGGGATGGACGCCTCCTCCCCGAACGTCAGCGACCCCGTCGGCGGGAGCTGGCCGGGGACGTGGTTGACGAAGACGAACCCGACCGCGCCCGCGTCGGCCGCGTAGCCGTACTTCTCCATCCGGTGGACGAACCGGCCGCCGGAGGGGGTCGTCGTGCTCGCGACGGCGACGCGCCCCTCGACGTCGACCTCGTCGATCTCCGCGGGAGTGCCGTAGCCGACGTCGACCAGTTCGCCCCGGACCGCGCCCGCGGGGCAGTACGGCAGCGCGACGGCCTCGAACGTCCGATCGTCGGGGGAGACGAGTTCCAGGTCGGTGTGGCCGCGCCGCCACTCGTTCACCTCGAAGGGCTGCTCGCGGACGCGGCGCAGGCCGGCGTCCCGGAACGCCTCGGCGACGAGTTCGGCCGCGCGGGCCTCCCCCTCGCTCCCGCCCATCCGGTTCCCGATCGCGGTGAGGTCGGTGAGGAACTCCCAGGGCCGGTCGTCGAGCCACGCCCGTCCCACGGCGTCGGCGAGGTCGTCATCGAGCGAGAGCGCGTCGTCCATGGGTGTCGAGTCGCCGAGCGCGGGCAAAAAATCCGGGGGTGACGTCCGTCTCGGCCCGGAGTCGGCGGCCGGTTCCGTCCGGGTCGGCGACCGGTACGATCCGGTTCGGGCTCGGCGCTCGCCCCGGACTCGTCGGTCGGGCCGGTCGCCATCGCCCCCGCCCGTCACGTTCTCGATGCGGTACCCGACGACGAGCGCGCGGTCGAGCGGCGCATCGGCCCCGGCGGCGCAGCCACCTCCGGCCCCCTCCGGCTACGATCGTTCCCCGCCGCCGACCACCTCGTTCGCAGGACCGAATCATATTTAGTCTCGGTGGACGACAGGGAATTAGATGGATCTAATAATTGCATTCGAGGAGGAACGACCCGTCGCTCGGAGACGCTCCGCCCGCCGCACGCGACGGCGATCGGGCCCCCGCGGGCGACGGACGACTTCGCCGTTCCGGCCCGTGACGGCTCCGTCCGGGCCGGCGCGTTCGTCGCGGTCGCGATTCGGCCGTCCAACCGCGCCCAGTACCGGTCCGGCGGTCGCCCCGCCCCGACCCCGGGGAGCCAGCGGGGTAGCGGCGTGAGCGATGACCCACGCGGACGGACGGACCCTCCGTTCTCGCGCCGCCGGGCGCTCGCGGCGGGCGGCAGTCTCGTCGCCGCCGGCGTCGCGGGCTGTCTCGGCGACGGCCGCGTCGGCGGCGCGTCGGGGACGACCGGAGACGACGGGCCCCTCGCGGTGGCCTCGTTCTTCAGCTTCTACGACTTCGCGCGGAGGATCGCCGGCGAGACGCCGCTCCGGGTGAAGAACCTGGTCCCGACCGGCCTCCACGGCCACGGCTGGGAACCGGACGCGAGCGTCACGCGGGAGATCATCGAGGCCGACGCGTTCGTCCACGTCGGCGAGGACTTCCAGCCGTGGGCCGACCGGGCGATCCGGACCCTCGAGGACGACGGCGTCGACACGCACCTGATCAACGTCCGCGAGGGCGTCGAACTCGTGTCGCTCGCGGCGAGCCTGGACCCCGACGAGGAGGGCGTGGGGGAGGGCCGCGGCAAGGACCCACACTTCTGGCTGGATCCCCGCCGCGCGAAGCAGTCCGTCGACAACATCACCGAGGGGTTCGTCGAACTCCTCCCCGAGCACGAGGGGACGTTCCGCGACAACGCCGCGGCGTACAAGACGGACGTGCTCGACCGCATCGACGCGGACTACGAACGGATCTTCGAGGCGGCCGAGCGGGACGTGGTGCAACTGGCCGCGCACAACGCCTTCCAGTACGTCGGCGTCCGCTACGGCGTCCGGATGCGGCCGCTGGTCACCAACCTCGCGGCGAGCGGGGACGTCAAGCCGTCCGACGTCACCGACGCCAAGCGGGTGATCGACGAGAACGACATCGAGTACATCGGCGCGGGGGTGTTCGAGACGCGACGGCCGGCCCGGCAACTGATCGCGGAGACCGCGGTGGAGGCGTACTACCCGGTGACCCCGTACGCGGGCGTTCGCGAGGACTGGGTGGAGAACGACTGGGGGTACGAGGAGATCGCCTACAACGTCAACATGCCGACGTTCGAGGTCGTCCTCGGGAACGCACCCCCCGAGGAGGCCGGCCCGGAGGGCTGGGACGAGCAGTGGCGGAACTTCGAGTGACCGAGATGAACGGAACCACCGACGGGGAGACGGCGGCGACGGAGAGCGGGACCGGGAGGACCGAATCGGCCGGCGACGGCACGACGACCGGATCCGGGACGACCGGACCCGGCGCTCGGGGGCCGGTCATCGAACTGTCCGACGTCGACTTCGGCTACGCCGCGACGCCGGTCGTCGAGGACGTCTCGGTCCGGATCGACGCGGGGGAGTACGCCGCCGTCGTCGGCCCGAACGGGTCGGGGAAGTCGACGCTGATGAAACTGATGCTCGGGCTCCTCCGTCCCGACGAGGGCCAGGCCCGGTTGTTCGGCGAGCCGGCCCACGAGTTCGACGACGGCGCGCGCGTCGGCTACGTCGCCCAGGAGGCGAGCGCCTCGAAGGAGATGCCGATCACGGTCCGCGAGGTCGTGAAGATGGGGCGGTTCCCGCACGTCGGCTTCGGTCGCCTCTCGGAGGGGGACTGGCGGATCGTCGATCGCGCCCTCGACGTGGTCGGGATGGCCGCGTTCGGGGACCGCCGCGTGACGCGGCTCTCGGGCGGCCAGCGGCAGCGGGCGTTCATCGCGCGGGCGCTCGCGAGCGAGGCGGACCTCCTCGTGCTCGACGAGCCGACGGTCGGCGTCGACGTCGAGTCGGTCGACGCGTTCTACGACCTGCTGGACGCGCTCAACGCGGACGGGATCACGGTGCTCCTGATCGAACACGACCTCGGTGCGGTGACGGACCACGCCGACCGCGTCGTCTGTCTCAACCGGGAGGTCTACTTCGACGGCCCCACGGCCGAGTTCGTCGAGAGCGACGCGCTCGGGCGGGCGTTCGGGACTGCCCGGACCGTCACGGGTGGTTCGTCGTGACGGGGATCGCCGGCCGTCCGCTCCAGGCGAGCCCGCTCGACCAGCTTCTGGCGCCGCTGTACTGGGCTCTCTCGCTGTGGTCGGAGCTCATGTTCCGGGTCGCCGCGGTGACGGGCCTCGAACTGCTCCAGTACCCGTTCATGCACCGGGCGGTCCTCGTCGGACTCTGCATCGGGGTGATGGCCCCGCTCATCGGGACGTTCCTGGTCCACAGGCAGCTCGCGCTCATCGGCGACGCGCTCGCACACACCGCGTTCGCGGGGGTCGCGGTCGGCCTGTTCGTCAACGCCGTGCTGAACCTCGACGTCTCGCCGTACCTCTCCGCGGTCGTCGTCGCGGTGATCGCGGCGCTGTTCATCGAACTCATCTCCGAGCACACGGACGCCTACAACGACGTCTCGATGGCGATCGTCCTCTCGACGGGGTTCGCGCTCGGGACCGTCCTGATCAGCATCAACGCGGGCGGGCTCGCGGTCGGCATCAACCAGTACCTGTTCGGAAACCTCGCGACGGTGTCCGCGGAGAACGCCGCCATCCTGCTGGTCCTGTTCGGCGTCATCGTCGCGACGGTCGCGCTCACTCGAAACCAGCTGCTGTACGTCACCTTCGACGAGGTGGCGGCGGAGGTGTCGGGCATCCCGGTCAGCTGGTACAACCGCGTGATGGTGATGCTCACAGCGCTCGTGGTCGTCGGCGCGATGCAGATCATGGGCGTCATCCTCGTCGCCGCGATGCTCGTCGTCCCCGTCGCGGGGGCCTCGCAGGTGTCCCGGAGCTTCTCGGGGTCGCTGCTCACGTCGGTCGTCCTGGCCGAACTGGCGGTGCTCCTCGGCATCGGCGTCTCCTACTACGCCGAGGCGACGGCGGGGGGCGTCATCGTCCTGGTCGCGGTCGCCATCTACGTCGGCTGCGTCGGCCTCGGGAAACTGCGGGCGCGGACCGGGAGCGACGCTCCCGCGCCCGAGATGGGAGCCGTCGACGCCGACCGGTCCGGGGACGCCTCCGACTGACCGTCCGACAGAAACCGGGGCGGGAGAGCGCCGTCGAAATCCGGGGGTGCCATCGTGCCCCCGGCGGCCGCCGGCGATTTCGTATCGCCGCATGCGATTTACCGCCGGCGCTTGTCGTCCCGCGGGTCGTCGGTCCCGCACGAACGAACTCGGGCGAGGGGCCCGCGACGCCGACGCGGTTCGACGGTAGCCCGCCTCGACCGGGCGTCTGATCGCCGCCACGGAGACGTTCCGGCGGGCGCCCGGCGTCCGCCCACTCGTCGCCGGGAACCGGCAGCAGTGGCCGGGGTTCGGAACCCCGTCCGCCACGGTTAGACAAGACTTAGGGGTCGGGACGGGCACGTACGGCCATGAGTTCGGTTCCCGAACGGTCCGACGTCGACGCGGACTACAAGTGGAGCGTCGGGTCCATATACGGCTCCGACGAGGAGTGGGAGGCGGCGTACGAGGCGGCCGAGGCCTCGCTCGAGGACGTCCGCGCCTACGAGGGGCGGACGACCGGGAGCGCGGCGACCCTCCGCGAACTGCTCGAGACGTACGAGGCGGTGATGCGCGAGGTGTCGACGGTCGTCCAGTACGCGAACCTCCGCTCGAACGAGGACACGCGCGACCAGGAGTGCCAGGCGATGGCCGCGAAGGCCGGGTCGCTCTCCTCGGAGGCGTCGAGCGCGGCGAGCTTCATCGAGCCGGAACTGCAGGAACTCGACCGCGACGACGTGGAGGCGCTCGTCGAGGAGGAGCCCGCGCTCGCGGAGTACGAACACTACTTCGACGACGTGCTGCGGATGAAGCCGCACACGCGTTCGGCCGAAGTGGAGGAGCTTCTCGCGGACCTCTCCGAGGTCACTAACGCGCCGAGCGAGACGTACTCGATGCTCTCGGACGCAGACATGACGTTCCCGACCGTGGAGGGGCCCGACGGCGAGGGGGTCGAGATCTCGCAGGGCAACTTCACGACGCTGCTCCAGAAGCCGGACCGCGAGTTCCGCCGGCGGGTCCACGAGGCATTCTACGGGGAGTGGGCCGGCGTGCGGAACGCGGTCGGCACGACGCTCTCGAAGTCGGTGAAGAAGGACGTGAAGATGGCGGAGGCCCGCAACTACGAGACGGCCCGCGAGGCCGCGCTCGACGGCCCGAACGTCCCCGTCGAGGTGTACGACAACCTCGTGAACACGGTGCGGGACAACCTCGACTCCCTCCAGCGGCACGCCGACCTGAAGCGCCGCGCGCTCGACGTGGACGACCTGGAGATGTGGGACCTCTACATGTCGCTGACGGGCGACGAGGGGCCCGAAATCCCCTACGAGCGGGCGAAGGACCTCGTCGTCGAGGCGGTCGAACCCCTCGGCGAACCGTACCGCGAGCGGATGGGCGAAGGGCTGGAGTCGCGCTGGGTCGACGTGTACGAGAACCGCGGCAAGCGCTCGGGTGCGTACTCGGCGGGCACCTACGACACCCAGCCGTTCATCATGATGAACTACCAGGACGACGTCTCCTCGATGTTCACGCTCGCCCACGAACTGGGCCACTCGATGCACTCGGAACTGGCGAAGGACGCCCAGCCGTGGCAGTACGCGAACTACGAGATCTTCGTCGCCGAGGTCGCCTCGACGGTGAACGAGACGCTGCTCACGAACCACCTGCTGGAGAACGCGGAGGACGACGAACTCCGGGTCCACGCGCTCGACCAGTACCTCGAACGCTTCCGCTCGACGCTGTTCCGCCAGACGATGTTCGCCGCGTTCGAACTGGCGATCCACGAGCACGCGGAGGCCGGCGAGCCCCTGACGCCGGACGTCTTCGACCGACTGTACGGCGACCTGAAGGAGGAGTTCTACGCGAACGCGACCGTCGACGACCACGTCCGCCGCGAGTGGATGCGCATCCCGCACTTCTACTACAACTTCTACGTCTACCAGTACTCGACCGGCGTCTCGGCGGCGGCCGCCGTCGTCGAGCGCATCCGCGAGGAGGGCGAGTCCGCGGCCGCCGACTACCGGGCCGCGCTGGAACTCGGCGGCGCCGAGTACCCCATCGACGTGCTCGAGGTCGCCGGCATCGACATGACCTCCCCCGAGCCGATCGAGTCCGCGATCCGCGTGTACGACGAGTACCTCGACCGCGCGGAGGAGCTTCTGGACCTGTAGGCGCCGGGGCGTCGTCAGCCCCCGCGACCGCGATCCCGTACCGCCCCCCGGGTCGAGTGCGGTCCGTCCAGTCCGCCCGCCCGACGGGAACGCGCGGATGGAGCCGCGAGTCGGAGACCGCCTCGACTCCGCCGGGAAGGACCGGCCGACGATCGTCCGAAAAAGCTCCCGAGACCCAAAGCCACATTAACGGCAAGGCCGAAACTCGGGCACGAATGTCTCGGAGTCCGTCCCTCCCAGATCGCCCACGCCTCGACCTCGACCCGGACATGAGCGAGGCGGAGCGGCTGGAGGCACTGCGCCAGCACTTCGAGCGGCTCGTTCAGGTGAACGAGGAACTCGACGATCGGCTCGAGAGCGCCGAATCGCGGGGGGACGACCTCCAGGGCGAGGTCGACGAGCTGAAGCGCCGAAACGAGGCGCTGAAGACCTCCTCGCTGTACGTCGCGACCGTCGAGGAGCTCACCGACGACGGCGCGGTCATCAAACAGCACGGCAACAACCAGGAGGTGCTCACCGAGGTCTCCTCCCGGCTGGAGGACGACCTCGAACCGGGCGATCGGGTCGCGATCAACGACTCGTTCAGCGTCCAGA
Protein-coding regions in this window:
- a CDS encoding metal ABC transporter permease, which translates into the protein MTGIAGRPLQASPLDQLLAPLYWALSLWSELMFRVAAVTGLELLQYPFMHRAVLVGLCIGVMAPLIGTFLVHRQLALIGDALAHTAFAGVAVGLFVNAVLNLDVSPYLSAVVVAVIAALFIELISEHTDAYNDVSMAIVLSTGFALGTVLISINAGGLAVGINQYLFGNLATVSAENAAILLVLFGVIVATVALTRNQLLYVTFDEVAAEVSGIPVSWYNRVMVMLTALVVVGAMQIMGVILVAAMLVVPVAGASQVSRSFSGSLLTSVVLAELAVLLGIGVSYYAEATAGGVIVLVAVAIYVGCVGLGKLRARTGSDAPAPEMGAVDADRSGDASD
- a CDS encoding metal ABC transporter substrate-binding protein, which produces MSDDPRGRTDPPFSRRRALAAGGSLVAAGVAGCLGDGRVGGASGTTGDDGPLAVASFFSFYDFARRIAGETPLRVKNLVPTGLHGHGWEPDASVTREIIEADAFVHVGEDFQPWADRAIRTLEDDGVDTHLINVREGVELVSLAASLDPDEEGVGEGRGKDPHFWLDPRRAKQSVDNITEGFVELLPEHEGTFRDNAAAYKTDVLDRIDADYERIFEAAERDVVQLAAHNAFQYVGVRYGVRMRPLVTNLAASGDVKPSDVTDAKRVIDENDIEYIGAGVFETRRPARQLIAETAVEAYYPVTPYAGVREDWVENDWGYEEIAYNVNMPTFEVVLGNAPPEEAGPEGWDEQWRNFE
- a CDS encoding metal ABC transporter ATP-binding protein, which encodes MNGTTDGETAATESGTGRTESAGDGTTTGSGTTGPGARGPVIELSDVDFGYAATPVVEDVSVRIDAGEYAAVVGPNGSGKSTLMKLMLGLLRPDEGQARLFGEPAHEFDDGARVGYVAQEASASKEMPITVREVVKMGRFPHVGFGRLSEGDWRIVDRALDVVGMAAFGDRRVTRLSGGQRQRAFIARALASEADLLVLDEPTVGVDVESVDAFYDLLDALNADGITVLLIEHDLGAVTDHADRVVCLNREVYFDGPTAEFVESDALGRAFGTARTVTGGSS
- the pepF gene encoding oligoendopeptidase F, which produces MSSVPERSDVDADYKWSVGSIYGSDEEWEAAYEAAEASLEDVRAYEGRTTGSAATLRELLETYEAVMREVSTVVQYANLRSNEDTRDQECQAMAAKAGSLSSEASSAASFIEPELQELDRDDVEALVEEEPALAEYEHYFDDVLRMKPHTRSAEVEELLADLSEVTNAPSETYSMLSDADMTFPTVEGPDGEGVEISQGNFTTLLQKPDREFRRRVHEAFYGEWAGVRNAVGTTLSKSVKKDVKMAEARNYETAREAALDGPNVPVEVYDNLVNTVRDNLDSLQRHADLKRRALDVDDLEMWDLYMSLTGDEGPEIPYERAKDLVVEAVEPLGEPYRERMGEGLESRWVDVYENRGKRSGAYSAGTYDTQPFIMMNYQDDVSSMFTLAHELGHSMHSELAKDAQPWQYANYEIFVAEVASTVNETLLTNHLLENAEDDELRVHALDQYLERFRSTLFRQTMFAAFELAIHEHAEAGEPLTPDVFDRLYGDLKEEFYANATVDDHVRREWMRIPHFYYNFYVYQYSTGVSAAAAVVERIREEGESAAADYRAALELGGAEYPIDVLEVAGIDMTSPEPIESAIRVYDEYLDRAEELLDL
- a CDS encoding metallophosphoesterase family protein, with amino-acid sequence MEVAILSDMHVPEQARVLPDAFRERVRGADHVVHAGDFGSAEALADVRALNPDLTAVYGNADLHDVDLPAVASVDAGGVTFVVVHGIVNPVERAVSGSEGVVMGRDDWLDAIADTTRARADEPLVGVGGHSHEVEDEVHDGVRVLNPGSATGVGRADGATMMTAAVADGDVDVTVHEA
- a CDS encoding outer membrane protein assembly factor BamB family protein; amino-acid sequence: MVSRRNALALAGAALLPVAGCTDGTGGSATPTGSPNSSPSPEPGPGDPPGGSSTPADLPDWESDWTRSVEGEHVLGLDVREGTVYASLSSEGGPNAVAALDPTDGTELWHTSTPGELEGRTYAEWNDGDDQWGVTVTDGRVFAVTGHADRYEWTALRALDRTTGEVDWSLRRDRSLAVRGVHDGVVYVTSLEFFEPEHSHDTPEAPLPTDLLAVDAADGTVRWSRPFAGVADVAVSPAGVVVAAGTGLTCLDHDGTGRFDVDTGTEGTAVAATDARVFLLGEGGPAGRPVRGYALDGTREWGERRRVRDALLDPERGRLYAGGDVTLALEADGSLAWRADVHGGHPLLLGPERGTLYTRGGGARTEAFGLPDGAHRWSFDPRERYAWPVAASADVAVVEGFAEGRSLYAVDAAAGEATRRRSFGDLATLFTVEIAGGYALVGTGDASIVALPLERVA
- the truA gene encoding tRNA pseudouridine(38-40) synthase TruA; this translates as MRAFRVAYDGRPFYGFQRQPDVPTVEGTLFDGLRALDVLGPDEPKPPGYAAAGRTDAGVSAVAQTLAFDAPDWLAPRAFNAELPGTVRVRASAEAPDGFHATHDAVRRVYRYHLHAPASGTDASPGTDAMLGRARDAAARLSGEHDFHNLTTDDEGTVRDLECTVDRDGEFLVVTAAAGGFPRHFVRKLVAVIHGVATGEATGADGTDRLDRVLSDESLADEAGVPAAPPEPLVLVGVDYPGLTFEPDPVATATLREVFADRRRDGLVRARVADEVLDGV
- a CDS encoding M28 family peptidase; this encodes MDDALSLDDDLADAVGRAWLDDRPWEFLTDLTAIGNRMGGSEGEARAAELVAEAFRDAGLRRVREQPFEVNEWRRGHTDLELVSPDDRTFEAVALPYCPAGAVRGELVDVGYGTPAEIDEVDVEGRVAVASTTTPSGGRFVHRMEKYGYAADAGAVGFVFVNHVPGQLPPTGSLTFGEEASIPAVGVSKETGAWLSEYAEADGEVELTVVAETVPGESRNVLGQVGPDTDETVLVLAHYDAHDVAEGALDNGCGIATMLVAARVLAATDLDLGVRFAAVGCEETGLLGSEHLAAGTDFDSVKAVVNLDGAGRFRDLVAMSHASAATAGVARRLSEATRHPIEVREEPHPFSDQWPFVRAGVPALQLHSDSGERGRGWGHTAADTRDKVDDRNVREHGVLAALLVRELAVESVEVPALDEYDLEAAFREAEFEPGMKAAGLWPEGWD